DNA sequence from the Arthrobacter crystallopoietes genome:
GTGCGCTTGAAGTTTGACCGGCTAGTGTGATGACCGGCCACTGCCGGTGATTACCCACGGGGAGGTGACCTTCCACTGCCGAGGCGAGTGGCCGACGTCGTTGTTTGGAAGGACATTATCGTTTTGCGCTCAGCGTTCAGGACACTGGCTGCCGTGTTGCTGTTTGGACTGGCCCTCGCAGGATGTTCTTCCATTCCGGAAATGGGGCCGGTAGATAGGATCGAACCGCCGACCGAAGGGGCTCCGGTCGGGGAGTACACGTTCAATCCGCCGGGACCCGAACCTGGTGCCGGACCGGAGCAGGTCATCGAAGGTTTCCTGCTGGCGGGTACCGCGACCCAGGATGATTACGGTACGGCCCGGGAATTCATGGCCCCGAAGCTCGCTGGCGAATGGCGGTCCACCGAGCGGACGCTGGTGTACGACGGCGGGGTGAAGATCACCAAGGCAGCCGGGGAGCACGCCTACGTCCTGAACTTCGAGGTTGCCTCCGTCATCGACGCCCGCGGCATCAGGGTAACTGCGGATCCCGGGACCACGCGTTCCGTGCCGGTGGAACTCGAACAGGTGGACGGCCAGTGGCGCATCTCCGGTATTCCGGACGGGACGATGGTCTCCGCTTCGGACTTCCCCGTACTGTTCGAGGCATATACCGCGTATTTTTTCGACCCCACCTTCAGCTATGCCGTCCCCGACATCCGGTGGCTGGCCAGCCGCCAGGGAGTCGCGGCGAGTCTGGCCACATTGATGCTCGAAGGGCCCGCACCTTATTTGGCCGAAGCGGTGGTGAGCGCCTTCCCGGAAGGCACCCGGCTCGCGCAACAGGCGGTGCCGGTCGAATCAGGTGTTGCCGGCGTGGACCTGACGTCCGACGCCCTTGACGGCACTACCTTCCTGGACCGGCAACGGATGCAGCAGCAGTTGGAGCTGACCCTCGGCCCGTTGAACACGGTGAGCAGCATCAGGATGTCGGTGGGCCAGCGCGATGTCGAAATCGGCGACAGGGCCGCAGCGGGATTCGAACCGGCGGTGAAGGATCCGGCGGTCGGAAGCAGGCAGATTGCCGTGCTCGACGGCGAGCTGGTCTTCTATGAAGGATCTGCTCCCGTGCAGGACACGCAGCTGCCGAAGGTCTCGCAGCTGAATCCGCGCGAACCCGCACTGGCTCCCAACGGGGACGAAGCCGCCTTCCTCGGCGACGGCGGATTGTTCACGATCGGCGCGGACGGAGCGGTCAGGAACGTGGTCGCCGGCGCGGAACTGACAGGTCCGAGCATCGGCCCGTTCGGCTGGGTTTGGACCGCATCCGGCCACGGCGGCACTGTGTCGGCGGTTCCGCTGGACCAGAGCGGCGGGTCTGCAGCGCCGGTCGCTGCACAATGGCTGGCAGGTGTGGAAGTGACGGACTTGAGGATTTCGCGCGACGGAACCCGCGCCCTGCTGATCACGCAAGAAGGCGGGGAGGGCAAGGTGCAGCTGGCGGGCATTGTCCGGGACGGGGACGGGGCGCCGCTCCGGCTGAGCGAGCCTAACGAACTGCGTTCCCCTGTCGCCGCCGACAGCGCAGTATGGGCAGACGAAACAACCGTGGCGGTCCTGGACTCCGGCGGAAGTGAGGCAGCCGTGCTCGGGCTCGACGGCAGCTCCGAGGAACTGGGGGAGCTGGACGGCATGGAAGAAATCAGCGCCGGCAATGGACCGGACAACATTTACGTCCAGACCCCGGATGCTGTCTACTCGCGCGTGGGGCACAGCTGGGCGGCACAGCCACCCCCGGTGGTGCTGGACCCGGCCTTCCCAGGCTAAACGGCGAATCCCAGTGTCAGGGCTTGAGGGCACCTGCGCGTGCTCGAAGCGCCTGGATCATCGCCTTTCGCGGTCCAGGTTCTTCGGACCTCTGATCAGGCCGAGACCGAAGAGGACCGCGCCGAGCACCAGATGGAACCAGTTGTCCACTTCGCCCGCGGGCACCCACAAGGTAGACCCGTACCTGACGTTGATGAGTCCATAGGCCGCGCAAGCTACATTGAACAGCCCCAGCCCGATCAGGGTGGCTTTTGTCGCGCCGGCACTGCGCTGGGCAGCAGCAAAAATGCCGGCAGCGAACAGCAGCATCAAAACATTGTGCGTAATGGTGACCGGCAGCAGCCCGAAGAGGAGGGCATCGGTGCCGATACCGGTTACCTCCAGCTGGCCGTACTCGGCGGTAATGCCCGGGATGAAGCCAAGGATTCCCAGGAGGCCCAGGACTATGGCGACGACCCGCGCGGTTTTCTGCACCGGCGTTGCCTGAGCCCGGCGTTCGTCCGGACGCGGTTTGTTGATGTTGACCATTTTCTTCTCCCTCGGATTGCGGCCGGCAAGGCCGTGCTTCCGTCTGTTGACCAGCCCCACTATCCGTTGTTCATCCGGCCGTTCCGGAGCCCAAGAGCGCGAGCATGCAGAGTAGGGACGCCTATCACCTCACCGGGGGATAGGAGTAGGCAGGGTAGATGTACCCGGGCGCCCAGTAGGGCGTATAGCCGTAGAGATCCTCGTAGTAGCCGCGTTCCTCGACAATGTCGGGATCGTAGGTGGGCGCACCTGCTATCTTGTCTTTGGCCTGGTCGATACGGACTTCATCGGCACTGATGCCGGACACGGCTTCAATGGGAATGAAGGACTTTGTCTGGCCCAGCCCGAGGAACCCTCCGGAAGCGACCACCAGGAAGCGTACTTTGTTCTCCGTGGGTCGACCAGGAGGTCGTCGACTTCGCCAAGTTCCTCGCCGTCTCTGGCCTTGACGTTCCTGCCGCGGATGTCTTCGTCATCTTGGGATACGGTCCGGGCAATGTCGCTGAGCTTTTGGAGACTGGCGGCTTTATCGTCTGTCATGGTTTCTCCTCGTCGGCAATTCAGTATCGAGCGGTCGGC
Encoded proteins:
- a CDS encoding LpqB family beta-propeller domain-containing protein, translating into MLLFGLALAGCSSIPEMGPVDRIEPPTEGAPVGEYTFNPPGPEPGAGPEQVIEGFLLAGTATQDDYGTAREFMAPKLAGEWRSTERTLVYDGGVKITKAAGEHAYVLNFEVASVIDARGIRVTADPGTTRSVPVELEQVDGQWRISGIPDGTMVSASDFPVLFEAYTAYFFDPTFSYAVPDIRWLASRQGVAASLATLMLEGPAPYLAEAVVSAFPEGTRLAQQAVPVESGVAGVDLTSDALDGTTFLDRQRMQQQLELTLGPLNTVSSIRMSVGQRDVEIGDRAAAGFEPAVKDPAVGSRQIAVLDGELVFYEGSAPVQDTQLPKVSQLNPREPALAPNGDEAAFLGDGGLFTIGADGAVRNVVAGAELTGPSIGPFGWVWTASGHGGTVSAVPLDQSGGSAAPVAAQWLAGVEVTDLRISRDGTRALLITQEGGEGKVQLAGIVRDGDGAPLRLSEPNELRSPVAADSAVWADETTVAVLDSGGSEAAVLGLDGSSEELGELDGMEEISAGNGPDNIYVQTPDAVYSRVGHSWAAQPPPVVLDPAFPG
- a CDS encoding DUF4383 domain-containing protein; the protein is MVNINKPRPDERRAQATPVQKTARVVAIVLGLLGILGFIPGITAEYGQLEVTGIGTDALLFGLLPVTITHNVLMLLFAAGIFAAAQRSAGATKATLIGLGLFNVACAAYGLINVRYGSTLWVPAGEVDNWFHLVLGAVLFGLGLIRGPKNLDRERR